Genomic window (Shewanella psychropiezotolerans):
AATGATGTTTGTGAGACAAGGCTGCGTTGGAAATTAAACAGGGGAGTATTGTTAGCCATTTCGGCAAGTTGTAGATGAAACTCACCAGATAAGCGGATACCACTACCAAAATCGCCTTTCTCGAATGCACTCTGCTCATCTGCTACAAGCTTGCGAACTTGCTTTATCTGTTCGGCGGTTGCGTGTTCTACAGCCAGCTCAGTGATCGCCAACTCCATGACTTCACGGGCTTTGAAGATCTGCTTGGCTTCCTCTACGGTCGGTGCGGCAACGATGGCACCTCGGTTAGGCCGGATAACGACGACTTGCTCCAGAGATAATCGCAGTAAGGCGCGGCGAACCATGGTGCGGCTGACATCAAATATGTCACTCAGCACTTCTTCGTTGAGCTTGGTATTAGGCGGTAGGCGCTGCTCTAGAATTGCATCAAAAATATGGCAGTAAACGATGTCATCCAAAGTCTGATTAGAAAGCTTAGATTTGGGTTTTACCTGTGTCGATTTAAGGTGACTTGTCATTAGGTTGCCAGATTCTTTGATAGAGGGTGAAATGCCGTTCATTATACGTTTTTCAGTTAACTTTACTGTGTTTTGTACACAATTTATCAGCTTTATTTTTAGCATAAAATTGAGTTTTGTATACAGTTAGCCAAAAACGCGCGCTAATCAGAAATTGTACTTGTTGATTGGGGCAAAGTGAAGATAAATAACAAAGGCTTAAAGGGCAATCACACCACAGCTACCATCTGACTCTATTCTAGTTGTTATACCGATTGTATTAAGAGTCAGATGCTATGTTGTGAATTATTTCCAATCCTAGTCTAATAACAGAGGGTAACTAGGCAAGGTTAAGAAAGGCGCAAATTCGGCGGAGGTAGATATCTCATCGAAGAGGCGCGCCGTTTCATGGAAGCAACCCGAGTCGAATCTAGCGTCGCCGACTTCAGCCTTGATGGTGTCAAGCTCCTGAGTTAGCCAAGTGCGGAAGCGCTGCGGTGAAGACTTGTCCATCGTCCAATTTCACTGCGTGATGGATCCACTGCCAGATACTCGCGCGTGAAATCTCGGCGGTTGCGGCATCTTCCATGAGGCCATAGATAGGCACACAACCCACCCCCTGAATCCATGCCTCGATATAATAGAGC
Coding sequences:
- a CDS encoding GntR family transcriptional regulator; translation: MTSHLKSTQVKPKSKLSNQTLDDIVYCHIFDAILEQRLPPNTKLNEEVLSDIFDVSRTMVRRALLRLSLEQVVVIRPNRGAIVAAPTVEEAKQIFKAREVMELAITELAVEHATAEQIKQVRKLVADEQSAFEKGDFGSGIRLSGEFHLQLAEMANNTPLFNFQRSLVSQTSLLIAQYEVGNHINCSLDEHTALLDAIEAADKGKALTLMQEHLNHIRSKLNLDGESVSKDLHVVFSSFTNKNTNKGKINKA